One region of Haloprofundus salilacus genomic DNA includes:
- a CDS encoding YeeE/YedE family protein has protein sequence MVSNVLTALVVGVGLGVFLQKGRFCFVHAFRDFFAFKDSRVTKAVLVATTLTMVFWSIAYALGYYQGFWTPDWGLTGLLGGFVFGVGMTYAGGCASGTLYRAGQGYLHFWLTLAFMGVGYAVFTVLFPTLESAYFEPLTFGTGVTLFEVSPVPAPLLALGVAGLVLLAYATIVGRSAAGGAGGTDDAAAVRADGGTPTSRGLGASAPAVGLRQFVAGTREYFRGFAEIDDWKAASKRPWDPRTAALGITALAVLWFTQVSIVGVTGPEARWTGYLLQQVGVDAGSYEYWGSILFQGKGVGLTVDMVMIAAVILGAFLAAFWSGDFSIRVPKRRRVPNAVVGGFMMGAGSRLAPGCNIGNIYSGLAELSVHSFIATAGIIAGVYAMTHWIYRDVGCAI, from the coding sequence ATGGTGTCGAACGTACTGACCGCACTCGTCGTTGGCGTCGGTCTCGGCGTGTTCCTGCAGAAGGGTCGCTTCTGCTTCGTACACGCCTTCCGCGACTTCTTCGCGTTCAAGGACTCGCGGGTGACGAAGGCCGTGCTGGTCGCGACGACGCTCACGATGGTGTTCTGGAGCATCGCCTACGCCCTCGGCTACTACCAGGGCTTCTGGACGCCCGACTGGGGGCTCACCGGCCTCCTCGGCGGCTTCGTCTTCGGCGTCGGGATGACGTACGCCGGCGGCTGTGCCTCCGGCACGCTCTACCGCGCCGGACAGGGCTACCTGCACTTCTGGCTCACGCTCGCGTTCATGGGCGTCGGCTACGCGGTGTTCACCGTCCTGTTCCCGACGCTCGAGTCGGCCTACTTCGAGCCGCTGACGTTCGGCACTGGCGTCACCCTCTTCGAGGTGTCACCGGTGCCCGCACCCCTGCTCGCGCTCGGCGTCGCCGGCCTCGTCCTGCTGGCGTACGCGACGATCGTCGGCCGCTCCGCCGCGGGCGGTGCAGGTGGAACCGACGACGCCGCGGCGGTCCGCGCCGACGGCGGTACACCGACCAGTCGTGGGTTGGGGGCGTCGGCGCCCGCCGTCGGCCTCCGCCAGTTCGTCGCCGGGACGCGCGAGTACTTCCGCGGCTTCGCCGAGATAGACGACTGGAAGGCCGCCTCGAAGCGCCCGTGGGACCCGCGGACCGCCGCGCTTGGTATCACGGCGCTGGCGGTGCTGTGGTTCACGCAGGTCTCCATCGTCGGTGTCACCGGCCCGGAGGCGCGCTGGACCGGCTACCTGCTCCAGCAGGTCGGCGTCGACGCCGGTTCGTACGAGTACTGGGGCTCAATCCTCTTTCAGGGGAAGGGCGTCGGCCTCACCGTCGACATGGTGATGATCGCGGCAGTCATCCTCGGGGCGTTCCTCGCCGCGTTCTGGAGCGGCGACTTCTCGATTCGCGTCCCGAAGCGCCGCCGCGTCCCGAACGCCGTCGTCGGCGGCTTCATGATGGGCGCGGGCTCCCGACTCGCACCCGGTTGCAACATCGGAAACATCTACTCCGGCCTCGCGGAGCTTTCGGTGCACTCCTTCATCGCCACCGCTGGCATAATCGCCGGCGTCTATGCGATGACGCACTGGATCTACCGCGATGTCGGCTGCGCCATCTGA
- the ubaA gene encoding SAMP-activating enzyme E1, with protein MSDLSLDATQLDRYSRHIIMDEVGPEGQKKLLDGRVLIVGAGGLGAPVIQYLAAAGVGVIGVADDDVVERSNLQRQVIHTDADVGVPKVESAANFVERLNPDVTVEQHHLRVGPDNVEELVADYDVVVDASDNFRTRYLVNDACRLAEIPVAHGAIYKFEGQATTLVPGGPCYRCLFPEAPEPGTVPDCATTGVLGVLPGTLGCIQATEAVKLLIDAGEPLAGRLLFYDAMEMSFETVPYRQNPDCPVCGDDPIDSVADVEYTGGCAVQAD; from the coding sequence ATGAGCGACCTCTCTCTCGACGCGACGCAGTTGGACCGCTACTCGCGGCACATCATCATGGACGAGGTGGGACCCGAGGGACAGAAGAAACTGCTCGACGGGCGCGTCCTCATCGTCGGCGCGGGCGGTCTCGGCGCGCCAGTAATCCAGTATCTCGCCGCGGCAGGTGTCGGCGTCATCGGCGTCGCCGACGACGACGTGGTCGAACGGTCGAACCTCCAGCGACAGGTCATCCACACCGACGCCGACGTGGGGGTTCCGAAAGTCGAGAGCGCCGCGAACTTCGTCGAACGGCTGAACCCCGACGTGACCGTCGAACAGCACCACCTGCGCGTCGGTCCGGACAACGTCGAGGAACTCGTCGCCGACTACGACGTAGTCGTCGACGCCTCCGACAACTTCCGGACACGCTACCTCGTCAACGACGCCTGTCGCCTCGCGGAGATTCCGGTCGCCCACGGAGCTATCTACAAGTTCGAGGGGCAGGCGACGACGCTCGTCCCCGGCGGCCCCTGCTACCGGTGTCTGTTCCCCGAAGCGCCCGAACCAGGCACGGTTCCGGACTGCGCGACAACGGGCGTGCTCGGCGTGCTCCCGGGGACGCTCGGCTGCATCCAGGCGACCGAGGCCGTCAAACTCCTCATCGACGCTGGCGAACCGCTGGCCGGTCGACTGCTGTTCTACGACGCGATGGAGATGAGCTTCGAGACGGTTCCGTACCGCCAAAACCCCGACTGCCCGGTCTGTGGCGACGACCCCATCGACTCCGTCGCCGACGTGGAGTACACCGGCGGCTGCGCGGTACAGGCGGACTGA
- a CDS encoding calcium/sodium antiporter codes for MNVTILVSLALLVVAVAVLWVGAEQFVEAAVRLARQFGVSATVVGLTVVAIGTSLPELAVTVEASLAGRSVLAVGNVVGSNIYNIAVVLGLVALVRLIRVSQRVLHRDVLAVLGATGLLLVVLFDGKVSRIEGLGLLAVYAAYVAVLLRFADAPPQAPTDVDPPKRFDALRLVGGLVLVVGAGQLLVDSAVTLAEFAGVSDYVIGATVVAVGTSTPELAVSVVALTRGRSGVSVGNVLGSNLLNVLVVLGLAATIRPLAASAAAFDGALWLAGLTALLAVALWSGRRLTRPEGGVLVGSEAVRWLLGFG; via the coding sequence GTGAACGTCACGATTCTCGTTTCGCTCGCGCTGCTCGTCGTCGCTGTCGCCGTCCTCTGGGTCGGAGCCGAGCAGTTCGTCGAGGCGGCGGTTCGCCTCGCCCGCCAGTTCGGCGTCTCGGCGACCGTCGTCGGCCTGACCGTCGTCGCTATCGGCACATCGTTGCCGGAACTCGCGGTCACCGTCGAAGCGTCGCTCGCTGGACGGTCGGTGCTCGCCGTCGGCAACGTCGTCGGCAGCAACATATACAACATCGCCGTCGTGCTCGGACTGGTCGCGCTGGTTCGACTGATTCGCGTCTCCCAGCGGGTGCTCCACCGAGACGTGCTCGCCGTTCTGGGAGCGACCGGTCTCCTGTTGGTCGTCCTCTTCGACGGCAAGGTGTCTCGCATCGAAGGGTTGGGTTTGCTCGCGGTGTACGCGGCGTACGTCGCCGTTCTGCTGCGCTTCGCCGACGCCCCGCCGCAAGCGCCCACAGACGTTGATCCGCCGAAACGGTTCGACGCGCTCCGTCTCGTCGGCGGCCTCGTGCTCGTCGTCGGTGCCGGCCAGCTTCTCGTCGACTCCGCGGTGACGCTCGCGGAGTTCGCGGGCGTCTCCGACTACGTCATCGGCGCGACGGTGGTCGCCGTCGGCACCTCGACGCCGGAACTCGCCGTCTCGGTCGTCGCGCTCACCCGCGGGCGAAGCGGCGTCTCCGTCGGCAACGTGCTCGGGAGCAACCTCCTGAACGTGCTCGTCGTGCTAGGTCTCGCGGCGACGATTCGACCGCTCGCCGCCAGCGCCGCCGCGTTCGACGGTGCGCTGTGGCTCGCAGGGCTGACGGCGCTGCTCGCAGTCGCGCTGTGGTCGGGACGACGGCTCACTCGCCCCGAAGGGGGAGTGCTCGTCGGGTCGGAAGCCGTGCGTTGGCTCCTCGGGTTCGGGTGA
- a CDS encoding calcium/sodium antiporter, whose translation MPSQVVDAAVIVVSILALWAGARLFVDSAVNAARRLGLSELTIGLTVVAVGTSSPEIAVSLEAALEARPDIAVGNVIGSNIFNIAVILGVVTLVQWLPISRKLVKRDGAAVLATAILGVVVLFDGVVSRIEGLALVALFGAYLYVLFRFSPDLPDLPDPVDLPPPIVGATDGGGEEADSDGERPTEFGLREAVLLVVGLALVVVGGQLLIDSATSLARAAGISEWVIGATIVAAGTSSPEFAVSLVSLKRGQAGVSVGNVLGSNIFNFLFILGLAATITPLSVAAAAFDGALWLLGLTALLVAALWSGRRLSRPEGGLLVGSEAVRWLSSLL comes from the coding sequence GTGCCGAGTCAAGTCGTCGACGCCGCAGTTATCGTCGTTAGCATACTCGCCCTCTGGGCCGGCGCGCGCCTGTTCGTCGATTCGGCGGTGAACGCCGCCCGCCGTCTCGGGTTGTCAGAGCTCACCATCGGTCTCACGGTCGTCGCCGTCGGCACCTCCTCGCCCGAAATCGCTGTCTCGCTGGAGGCGGCGCTGGAAGCACGCCCCGACATCGCCGTCGGCAACGTCATCGGCAGCAACATCTTCAACATCGCCGTCATCCTCGGCGTCGTCACCCTCGTCCAGTGGCTTCCTATCTCTCGGAAACTGGTCAAACGCGACGGCGCGGCGGTGCTGGCGACGGCTATCCTCGGCGTCGTGGTGCTGTTCGACGGCGTCGTCTCCCGAATCGAGGGACTCGCGCTTGTCGCGCTCTTCGGCGCGTACCTCTACGTGCTATTTCGTTTCTCGCCGGACCTCCCCGATCTCCCTGACCCGGTCGACCTTCCGCCCCCGATTGTCGGTGCGACAGACGGGGGCGGAGAAGAGGCCGACAGCGACGGAGAGAGACCCACTGAGTTCGGCCTCCGGGAGGCGGTACTGCTCGTCGTCGGTCTCGCGTTGGTCGTCGTCGGCGGACAACTGCTCATCGACTCGGCGACGTCGCTCGCGCGGGCGGCCGGAATCTCCGAGTGGGTCATCGGCGCGACCATCGTCGCAGCGGGCACCTCCTCGCCGGAGTTCGCGGTCTCGCTCGTCTCGCTGAAACGCGGGCAGGCGGGCGTCTCCGTCGGCAACGTGCTCGGCAGCAACATCTTCAACTTCCTTTTCATCCTCGGGCTGGCGGCGACCATTACGCCGCTGTCGGTCGCAGCGGCCGCCTTCGACGGTGCGCTGTGGCTCCTCGGATTGACGGCGCTGCTCGTCGCGGCGCTGTGGTCCGGCCGCCGCCTCTCGCGTCCGGAGGGAGGGCTCCTCGTCGGGTCCGAGGCCGTTCGGTGGCTGAGTTCGTTGCTGTAA
- a CDS encoding MBL fold metallo-hydrolase, whose protein sequence is MPTELLSGVYDITVMEGTDRRLRAYLFDDPAPTLVDTGLESTTDRLFAELDDLGVEPERVVVTHGDGDHVGGLASVVDRFDPEVFVPEQTELGSVDGVEDGGVTRYGHGDEIGPFEAVHVPGHEPDNHALVDADREIVVAGDAVSGSDQRGLPEGYLILPPAVFSDDLNEAEESLERLLEYEFDAVLVFHGSSVLEGAKEKLDRFVNFPGRP, encoded by the coding sequence ATGCCGACCGAGCTGCTCTCCGGCGTATACGACATCACCGTGATGGAAGGAACCGACCGCCGTCTCAGGGCGTATCTCTTCGACGACCCGGCGCCGACGCTCGTCGATACCGGACTGGAATCGACGACCGACCGCTTGTTCGCGGAACTCGACGACCTGGGCGTCGAACCCGAGCGCGTCGTCGTCACACACGGCGACGGCGACCACGTCGGCGGGCTGGCGTCCGTCGTCGACCGCTTCGACCCGGAGGTGTTCGTGCCCGAACAAACCGAACTGGGGAGTGTCGACGGCGTCGAAGACGGGGGCGTGACGCGCTACGGCCACGGCGACGAAATTGGTCCGTTCGAGGCCGTCCACGTGCCGGGTCACGAACCCGACAACCACGCGCTCGTCGACGCCGACCGCGAGATCGTCGTCGCCGGTGACGCCGTCTCGGGGTCGGACCAGCGCGGCCTCCCCGAGGGGTATCTGATTCTCCCGCCGGCGGTGTTCTCCGACGACCTCAACGAGGCCGAGGAGAGCCTCGAACGCCTGCTGGAGTACGAGTTCGACGCTGTGCTCGTCTTCCACGGGTCGTCGGTACTGGAGGGGGCGAAGGAGAAACTGGACCGGTTCGTCAACTTCCCCGGCAGGCCGTAG
- a CDS encoding PaaI family thioesterase encodes MSLESLLNGLPFVEHLGIEIDAAEDGYAKGCVELTPELSSVPGRKIAHGGVAYSLADTVGGASVMSLHYAPTPTVDMRIDYLAPGQDDLVAEAEVVRDGKSVAVTEVEIRDVEGTHVADARGVFKTGGGDGKTAWGAGSPELTDE; translated from the coding sequence ATGAGTCTGGAGTCCCTGCTGAACGGCCTGCCGTTCGTCGAACACCTCGGCATCGAGATCGACGCCGCCGAGGACGGCTACGCGAAGGGGTGCGTCGAACTGACGCCCGAACTGTCGTCGGTTCCGGGGCGGAAGATAGCCCACGGCGGCGTCGCCTACTCGCTGGCCGACACGGTCGGCGGCGCGTCCGTCATGTCGCTGCACTACGCGCCGACACCGACCGTCGATATGCGCATCGACTATCTCGCGCCGGGACAAGACGATCTGGTCGCCGAGGCGGAAGTCGTCCGAGACGGAAAGAGCGTCGCCGTCACGGAGGTCGAGATTCGCGACGTCGAGGGGACCCACGTCGCGGACGCGCGGGGCGTGTTCAAAACCGGCGGCGGCGACGGCAAGACGGCGTGGGGGGCAGGGTCGCCGGAACTGACTGACGAGTAA
- a CDS encoding DsbA family oxidoreductase, translated as MSDTAGGETDAPTERLTVYSDYVCPFCYLGRRSLEQYQETRDEELQIDWHPFDLRSQKRGPDGEIDHGVDDGKDDEYFEQAKQNVQRLKKRYDADDMSIDIAREVDSLPAQVASYYVKQHYDHETWLAFDETIFAALWHDTRDIGDPDVLADLAADADLDPDEIRSALDDDGLREELRGKFTEAHQQGVTGVPTFAYDGYGARGAVPPEQLKRLVEGV; from the coding sequence ATGAGCGACACTGCCGGCGGCGAGACTGACGCACCGACGGAGCGACTCACCGTCTACTCTGACTACGTCTGCCCGTTCTGCTACCTGGGCCGACGCTCTCTCGAACAGTACCAGGAGACGAGAGACGAGGAGCTACAGATCGACTGGCACCCGTTCGACCTCCGAAGTCAGAAGCGCGGTCCCGACGGCGAAATCGACCACGGCGTTGACGACGGGAAGGACGACGAGTACTTCGAGCAGGCCAAACAGAACGTCCAGCGTCTCAAGAAGCGGTACGACGCCGACGATATGTCGATCGACATCGCCCGCGAGGTGGACTCGCTGCCCGCGCAGGTCGCCTCCTACTACGTCAAACAGCACTACGACCACGAGACGTGGCTCGCGTTCGACGAGACCATCTTCGCAGCGCTGTGGCACGACACGCGCGATATCGGCGATCCGGACGTACTCGCCGACTTGGCTGCAGACGCCGACCTCGACCCCGACGAGATTCGGTCGGCGCTCGACGACGACGGTCTCCGCGAGGAACTCCGCGGGAAGTTCACCGAAGCGCACCAACAGGGCGTCACCGGTGTGCCGACGTTCGCCTACGACGGCTACGGCGCTCGCGGCGCGGTGCCGCCCGAGCAACTGAAGCGACTCGTCGAAGGCGTCTAA
- a CDS encoding cbb3-type cytochrome c oxidase subunit I: MGVISVLKEIPGLLVVTWALLGLAIYAGYRQNWQMRSVAADGGYLSGLGFKSEKPAGIFRWLTTVDHKDIGVLYIVFAAGAALWGGTDAMMIRTELFTAGTDVWSAETYNALFTTHGLTMLFFFVTPAFTGLANYFVPILVGADDMSFPRINAIAFWLLPPAFFLVRGGLITEVMGKMLAAVGVRWELLFSLRPPTLGWTLYAPRSIIVSNPQVDLVLLGLHLSGLATIMASVNIIVTIFTERDENITWANLDIFSWTLLTTSGIVLFAFPVLGSALLMLVADRNFGTTFFAVEGGGPILWQHLFWFFGHPEVYILVLPAFGLVSLILPKFAGRKLFGFKFIVYSTLAIGVLSFGVWAHHMFATGMDPRLRASFMAVSLAIAIPSAVKTFNWMATLWGGNVRWATPQIFCVGGIMTFIIGGVTGVFLASIPVDLVLHDTYYVVGHFHFIVMGVITFAAFAASYYWFPLLTGRMFNRRLGRIHGYLSIVGVFVAFLPMILIGYGGLPRRSASYPGAFEALQQLSSFGAVIIGIGALIWLTNLVQSYRLGPIVTDADVWNLRETGQFSREWQWFEEQLEDRTKFRR; this comes from the coding sequence ATGGGTGTGATTAGCGTGCTCAAAGAGATACCTGGCCTGCTCGTCGTCACCTGGGCGTTGCTCGGGTTGGCGATATACGCTGGCTACAGACAGAACTGGCAGATGCGAAGCGTCGCCGCCGACGGCGGTTACCTCTCGGGACTAGGCTTCAAATCGGAGAAACCGGCCGGCATCTTCCGGTGGTTGACCACCGTCGACCACAAGGACATCGGCGTGCTCTACATCGTCTTCGCCGCCGGCGCCGCGCTGTGGGGCGGGACGGACGCGATGATGATTCGTACCGAACTGTTCACCGCCGGCACCGACGTCTGGAGCGCCGAGACGTACAACGCGCTCTTTACAACTCACGGGCTGACGATGCTGTTCTTCTTCGTGACGCCCGCGTTCACGGGTCTCGCGAACTACTTCGTCCCGATTCTCGTCGGCGCGGACGACATGTCGTTCCCGCGCATCAACGCCATCGCCTTCTGGCTGTTGCCGCCGGCGTTCTTTCTGGTCCGCGGTGGGCTTATCACGGAGGTCATGGGGAAGATGCTCGCGGCCGTCGGCGTCCGCTGGGAACTGCTGTTCTCGTTGCGGCCGCCGACGCTCGGATGGACGCTGTACGCCCCACGGTCGATCATCGTCTCGAACCCGCAGGTCGACCTCGTGCTTCTCGGCTTACACCTGAGCGGTCTGGCGACCATCATGGCCTCTGTCAACATCATCGTCACAATCTTCACCGAACGCGACGAGAACATCACCTGGGCTAACCTCGACATCTTCTCGTGGACGCTGCTCACGACGAGCGGCATCGTCCTCTTCGCGTTCCCCGTGCTCGGGAGCGCGCTCCTGATGCTCGTCGCCGACCGTAACTTCGGCACGACGTTCTTCGCCGTCGAAGGTGGCGGTCCCATCCTCTGGCAGCATCTCTTCTGGTTCTTCGGCCACCCCGAGGTGTACATCCTCGTCTTGCCGGCGTTCGGCCTCGTGAGCCTCATCCTCCCGAAGTTCGCCGGACGGAAACTGTTCGGCTTCAAGTTCATCGTCTACTCGACGTTGGCCATTGGTGTGCTCTCGTTCGGCGTCTGGGCGCACCACATGTTCGCCACCGGCATGGACCCGCGGCTCCGCGCGAGTTTCATGGCCGTCTCGCTCGCTATCGCCATCCCCAGTGCCGTCAAGACGTTCAACTGGATGGCGACGCTCTGGGGCGGTAACGTCCGTTGGGCCACGCCGCAGATTTTCTGCGTCGGCGGCATCATGACGTTCATTATCGGCGGCGTGACGGGCGTGTTCCTCGCCTCCATCCCTGTCGACCTCGTGCTCCACGACACGTACTACGTCGTCGGTCACTTCCACTTCATCGTGATGGGCGTTATCACGTTCGCCGCGTTCGCCGCCAGCTACTACTGGTTCCCGCTTCTCACGGGGCGAATGTTCAACCGCCGCCTGGGCCGCATCCATGGCTACCTCAGCATCGTCGGTGTGTTCGTCGCGTTCCTACCGATGATTCTCATCGGCTACGGCGGCCTCCCGCGCCGCTCGGCGTCGTATCCGGGCGCGTTCGAGGCGCTGCAACAGCTGTCGTCGTTCGGTGCAGTCATCATCGGCATCGGTGCCCTCATCTGGCTCACCAATCTAGTGCAGTCGTACCGCCTCGGTCCCATCGTCACCGACGCCGACGTGTGGAATCTCCGCGAGACCGGGCAGTTCTCCCGCGAGTGGCAGTGGTTCGAAGAACAGCTCGAAGACCGGACGAAGTTCCGCCGCTGA
- a CDS encoding DUF6789 family protein yields MNRPLSAIAGGATGIAVMSLLLLFLEVETRSNLAIFEAVARFAGMPGNVTFGFVLFVLAGVFAWPLAFMALEEYIPGGPDPATRGMVLAAVLWVVFVLTGRGDLSGGLLAIYVIFTLLAHLCYGFLLGAVYGRLTSEGPVESERYDPSDVSQ; encoded by the coding sequence ATGAACCGTCCACTCAGCGCAATCGCCGGAGGTGCCACGGGCATCGCCGTGATGTCTCTGTTGTTGCTGTTTCTGGAGGTAGAGACACGCTCGAATCTCGCTATCTTCGAGGCCGTCGCTCGCTTCGCCGGGATGCCCGGTAACGTCACGTTCGGTTTCGTTCTGTTCGTCCTCGCGGGGGTGTTCGCGTGGCCGCTCGCGTTCATGGCGCTGGAGGAGTACATCCCCGGCGGCCCCGACCCGGCGACGCGCGGGATGGTTCTCGCCGCCGTGCTCTGGGTCGTGTTCGTCCTCACCGGGCGCGGCGACCTCTCGGGCGGCTTACTCGCCATCTACGTCATCTTCACGCTCCTGGCGCACCTCTGCTACGGCTTCCTGCTCGGGGCGGTGTACGGTCGCCTGACCAGCGAAGGCCCCGTCGAGAGCGAGCGGTACGACCCGTCGGACGTCTCGCAGTGA
- the mutS gene encoding DNA mismatch repair protein MutS encodes MTAQGIVGEFLSLKEQTDADLLAMQCGDFYEFFADDAEFVGEKLDLKVSQKSSHGSSYPMAGVPLNDLTPYLKALVERGYRVAVADQYETEDGHARSITRVVTPGTLLETTDAEAKYIAAVVRDETEGGFGLAFADATTGRFLVTETDSEADAHAELYRFAPVEVLPGPEIRNDDSFLNRLREASDASLSLHDADSFAPGRARHALREQFGREALDSVGLDGERAIRAAGAVLSYVDETGVGVAQSMTRLQAYRVADHLELDATTQRNLELTETMHGDRSGSLLDTIDHTVTSPGGRLLKEWLTRPQRSQADIERRLDSVEALAAAALDRERVRDTLDGAYDLERLTSRTASESAGAHDLLSIRDTLAVLPTLAEAVEGRLGDSPLADVVAQPDHEAAAALREELEGALAEDPPKTLTQGGLIRRGYDDELDELVERHQEAKRWIDGLAEREKSRHGLHHLSVSRNKTDGYYIQVGKSQTDGVPDEYREIKTLKNSKRYVTDELEERERDILRLEEVRGELEYELFKELRRRVADRAGLLQDVGRTIAEVDALASLATHAAGNDWVRPELTEAGPLRIEAGRHPVVETTTDFVPNDLSLDRERAFLIVTGPNMSGKSTYMRQSALITLLAQVGSFVPARSATVGLVDGIYTRVGALDELAQGRSTFMVEMQELSNILHSATEDSLVILDEVGRGTATYDGISIAWAATEYLHNEVRAKTLFATHYHELTGLADHLDRVENVHVAADETDGDVTFLRTVREGPTNRSYGIHVAELAGVPAPVVTRATDVLDKLRTEKAIEAKGGGSSEPVQAVFDLQSGQFAAGDGGSKTTERSGDFGGASATGSSASAGSDERSKPTVDPNSEEVLDELRRTNVEETSPIELMAKVQAWQRELDDSANRD; translated from the coding sequence ATGACCGCACAGGGAATCGTCGGGGAGTTCCTCTCTCTCAAAGAGCAGACGGACGCCGACCTGTTGGCGATGCAGTGCGGCGATTTCTACGAGTTCTTCGCCGACGACGCGGAGTTCGTCGGCGAGAAGTTGGATCTGAAAGTCTCGCAGAAGTCCTCGCACGGGTCGTCGTATCCGATGGCCGGCGTGCCGCTGAACGACCTCACGCCGTACCTGAAAGCGCTCGTCGAACGCGGCTACCGAGTCGCCGTCGCCGACCAGTACGAGACCGAAGACGGCCACGCGCGCTCCATCACGCGCGTCGTCACGCCGGGGACGCTGTTGGAGACGACCGACGCCGAGGCGAAGTACATCGCCGCCGTCGTCCGCGACGAGACGGAAGGGGGCTTCGGTCTCGCGTTCGCCGACGCCACCACCGGCCGATTCCTCGTCACCGAGACCGACAGCGAGGCGGACGCGCACGCCGAACTGTACCGCTTCGCGCCGGTCGAGGTTCTACCCGGCCCCGAGATTCGCAACGACGACAGCTTTCTGAACCGACTCCGCGAAGCGAGCGACGCGTCGCTGTCGCTACACGACGCCGACAGCTTCGCGCCCGGCCGGGCGAGACACGCCCTCCGCGAGCAGTTCGGCCGCGAGGCGCTCGACAGCGTCGGTCTCGACGGCGAGCGTGCGATTCGCGCTGCGGGCGCAGTGCTGTCGTACGTCGACGAGACCGGCGTCGGCGTCGCCCAGTCGATGACGCGCCTACAGGCGTACCGCGTCGCCGACCACCTCGAACTCGACGCGACGACGCAGCGGAATCTGGAACTCACCGAAACGATGCACGGCGACCGCTCGGGGTCGCTTCTGGACACGATCGACCACACGGTGACGAGTCCTGGCGGCCGCCTCCTCAAGGAGTGGCTCACCCGCCCTCAGCGTTCGCAGGCGGACATCGAGCGCCGACTCGATAGCGTCGAAGCGCTCGCGGCGGCGGCGCTTGACCGAGAGCGCGTCCGCGACACGCTCGACGGCGCGTACGACCTCGAACGGCTGACGAGTCGCACCGCCTCGGAGAGCGCGGGCGCGCACGACTTGCTGTCGATTCGGGACACGCTCGCGGTGCTCCCAACGCTGGCGGAGGCCGTGGAGGGACGACTCGGCGACTCGCCGCTCGCGGACGTCGTCGCCCAGCCCGACCACGAGGCGGCCGCCGCCCTCCGCGAGGAACTGGAGGGCGCACTCGCGGAGGACCCGCCGAAGACGCTAACGCAGGGCGGTCTCATCCGCCGCGGTTACGACGACGAACTCGACGAACTCGTCGAGCGACACCAGGAGGCCAAACGCTGGATAGACGGTCTCGCCGAGCGCGAGAAGTCGCGGCACGGTCTCCACCACCTCTCGGTGTCACGCAACAAGACGGACGGCTACTACATCCAAGTCGGCAAATCACAGACCGACGGCGTCCCCGACGAGTACCGCGAGATAAAGACGCTGAAGAACTCCAAGCGGTACGTCACTGACGAACTGGAAGAGAGAGAGCGCGACATCCTCCGCCTCGAAGAGGTCCGCGGCGAGTTGGAGTACGAACTGTTCAAAGAGTTACGAAGACGGGTCGCCGACCGCGCGGGGCTACTGCAGGACGTGGGTCGCACCATCGCCGAAGTCGACGCGCTCGCCTCCTTGGCGACCCACGCCGCCGGAAACGACTGGGTCCGACCCGAACTGACGGAGGCGGGTCCGCTCCGAATCGAAGCGGGGCGGCACCCCGTCGTCGAGACGACGACGGACTTCGTACCGAACGACCTCTCCCTCGACCGCGAGCGCGCCTTCCTCATTGTCACCGGGCCGAACATGAGCGGGAAGTCGACGTACATGCGCCAGTCGGCGCTCATCACGCTTCTGGCACAGGTCGGCAGTTTCGTCCCCGCGCGCTCGGCGACGGTCGGTCTCGTCGACGGCATCTACACCCGCGTCGGTGCGCTCGACGAACTCGCGCAGGGCCGGTCGACGTTCATGGTCGAGATGCAGGAGTTGAGCAACATCCTCCACTCGGCCACCGAGGACTCGCTCGTCATCCTCGACGAGGTAGGCCGCGGCACCGCGACGTACGACGGCATCTCCATCGCGTGGGCGGCGACGGAGTATCTGCACAACGAGGTGCGTGCGAAGACGCTGTTCGCGACGCACTACCACGAACTCACGGGGCTGGCCGACCACCTCGACAGAGTCGAGAACGTCCACGTGGCGGCCGACGAGACGGACGGCGACGTGACCTTTCTGCGCACCGTTCGCGAGGGACCGACCAATCGGTCGTACGGGATTCACGTCGCGGAGTTGGCGGGCGTTCCCGCACCGGTCGTCACGCGCGCGACGGACGTGCTCGACAAACTCCGCACCGAGAAAGCCATCGAGGCGAAAGGCGGCGGGTCGAGCGAGCCGGTGCAGGCCGTCTTCGACCTCCAGAGCGGGCAGTTCGCGGCGGGCGACGGGGGCTCGAAGACGACCGAACGCTCGGGGGACTTCGGCGGCGCGTCGGCGACGGGGTCCTCGGCGTCGGCGGGAAGCGACGAGCGTTCGAAGCCGACCGTCGACCCGAACTCCGAGGAGGTGCTCGACGAACTCCGTCGGACGAACGTGGAGGAGACGTCGCCCATCGAGTTAATGGCGAAAGTCCAAGCGTGGCAACGGGAGTTGGACGACTCTGCGAACCGCGACTGA